Proteins from a single region of Cytophagaceae bacterium:
- a CDS encoding thioredoxin family protein has protein sequence MTNIIIIVLALMAFWGLSKLRNPAVNFQEDPEGGIQFHKGSWAEAIARAQKENKPIFMDIYATWCGPCKQLKKYTFADKEAGDYFNQNYINVALDGEQAEGAELAQKFEVMAYPTLIFLDKNGNVIQKSPGFRSSGDLIKLGKTIKESIK, from the coding sequence ATGACTAATATTATCATAATTGTACTGGCCTTAATGGCTTTTTGGGGCTTAAGCAAGCTTAGAAATCCTGCCGTAAATTTTCAGGAAGACCCAGAAGGAGGAATACAATTTCATAAAGGTTCCTGGGCTGAGGCAATTGCACGAGCACAAAAAGAAAACAAGCCGATTTTCATGGATATTTATGCCACCTGGTGCGGTCCGTGCAAGCAACTAAAAAAATATACCTTTGCCGATAAAGAAGCGGGCGATTATTTTAACCAAAATTACATCAATGTTGCCCTGGATGGTGAACAGGCTGAAGGGGCTGAATTGGCTCAGAAATTTGAAGTTATGGCTTATCCAACATTGATTTTTTTGGATAAAAACGGAAATGTTATTCAAAAAAGCCCGGGTTTCAGGTCTTCGGGCGATTTGATAAAACTTGGTAAAACAATCAAAGAGTCGATTAAATAA
- a CDS encoding YgiQ family radical SAM protein: MIIRKERPVTDWLPITKKEMEMRGWEELDVILVSGDAYVDHPSFGSAVIARIIESEGFKVGIIPQPNWQDDLRDFKKFGKPKYFFGVTAGCMDSMVNHYTANKRKRSNDSYTPGGEAGFRPDYATTVYSKILKELYPDVPVLIGGIEASLRRVTHYDYWKDELMPSILVDSQADLLVYGMGEQPLREILKLVQKGVPLGSIKDVNQIAYIEKSQEVKPHKNWETLPLASHEVCLSDKLKYASNFKIVEVESNKWQANRITQAVGQDTLVINPPFVTMNEEEMDRSFDLPYTRLPHPKYAKRGTIPAYEMIKFSINMHRGCFGGCSFCTISAHQGKFIASRSEKSILKEVDELAKHPEFKGYLSDLGGPSANMYRMKGKDESICARCQAPSCIHPVICSNLDTSHKPLTEIYRKVDAHPAIKKAFVGSGVRYDLLVDDFNKNNQDGNHDEYMEQLVTRHVSGRLKVAPEHTSDATLRVMRKPSFKYFRKFKQKYDKIQEKYGLKQPLIPYFISSHPGCEEVDMANLAAETKDLGFQLEQVQDFTPTPMTVAEVIYYTGVHPYTLQPIKTAKTKEEKQNQNKYFFWWKSEMKGWIKSRLLKLGQKELANKLLSPMKPQQPIKIEEPTKKPKKPILVKKPRPEPIVQEPIFKKKKPLKKKKGWA, encoded by the coding sequence ATGATCATAAGAAAAGAAAGACCCGTTACAGATTGGCTACCGATTACCAAAAAAGAAATGGAAATGCGTGGCTGGGAGGAGCTCGATGTCATTTTGGTGTCGGGGGATGCTTACGTGGATCATCCTTCTTTTGGTTCAGCTGTGATCGCCCGTATCATTGAGAGCGAGGGCTTTAAAGTGGGGATTATCCCTCAACCCAACTGGCAGGATGATCTCAGAGATTTCAAAAAATTTGGAAAACCAAAATATTTCTTTGGAGTTACAGCAGGCTGTATGGACTCCATGGTCAACCACTATACTGCCAATAAAAGAAAACGCTCTAACGATAGCTATACACCCGGTGGAGAAGCAGGTTTCAGACCCGATTACGCCACTACTGTATATTCAAAAATCCTGAAAGAGCTCTATCCTGATGTCCCGGTATTGATCGGAGGCATAGAGGCTTCCCTTCGTCGTGTGACCCATTATGATTATTGGAAAGACGAACTTATGCCTTCCATTCTGGTTGATTCTCAAGCCGATTTGCTGGTCTATGGCATGGGCGAGCAACCCTTGAGAGAGATTCTGAAACTGGTGCAAAAAGGTGTTCCTCTTGGAAGTATCAAAGATGTAAATCAGATAGCGTATATTGAAAAAAGCCAGGAAGTTAAGCCCCACAAAAACTGGGAAACCTTACCCTTGGCCAGCCATGAAGTTTGCTTGTCCGACAAATTAAAGTATGCCTCCAATTTCAAGATCGTAGAGGTGGAGTCCAACAAATGGCAGGCCAACCGCATCACTCAAGCAGTGGGTCAGGACACATTGGTCATAAATCCTCCTTTTGTAACCATGAACGAGGAAGAAATGGACCGTTCTTTTGACTTGCCCTATACCCGTTTGCCGCACCCAAAATATGCCAAACGCGGCACTATTCCGGCTTATGAAATGATCAAATTCTCAATTAACATGCACCGTGGGTGTTTTGGAGGGTGTAGTTTTTGTACCATCTCGGCACATCAGGGCAAATTTATCGCCTCAAGATCAGAAAAGTCGATTCTTAAAGAAGTCGATGAGCTGGCAAAACATCCCGAATTTAAAGGATATCTCTCTGATCTCGGCGGGCCATCGGCCAACATGTACCGCATGAAAGGCAAAGACGAGAGTATTTGTGCCCGATGCCAGGCTCCAAGTTGCATTCATCCGGTGATATGCTCCAATCTCGACACTTCACACAAGCCGCTTACAGAAATTTACCGGAAAGTGGATGCACACCCGGCCATCAAAAAAGCCTTTGTGGGCTCTGGTGTGAGATATGATTTGCTGGTGGATGATTTTAATAAAAACAATCAGGACGGCAACCATGATGAATACATGGAGCAGCTCGTCACCCGGCATGTTTCAGGCAGATTGAAGGTCGCCCCAGAGCATACTTCAGACGCCACATTGAGAGTTATGCGTAAGCCAAGCTTTAAATATTTCAGGAAATTCAAACAGAAATACGATAAAATTCAGGAAAAGTACGGATTGAAGCAACCCTTGATTCCGTATTTCATCAGCTCACATCCCGGCTGTGAGGAAGTGGATATGGCCAATCTTGCAGCAGAAACTAAGGATTTAGGCTTTCAGCTCGAGCAGGTGCAGGACTTTACACCTACGCCCATGACTGTGGCGGAGGTAATTTACTATACCGGAGTTCATCCTTACACATTGCAACCCATCAAAACCGCCAAAACGAAGGAAGAAAAACAGAATCAGAATAAATATTTCTTTTGGTGGAAATCAGAAATGAAAGGCTGGATCAAAAGTCGGCTCCTGAAATTAGGCCAGAAAGAGCTTGCCAACAAGCTACTATCGCCTATGAAGCCTCAGCAGCCCATCAAAATAGAAGAGCCAACAAAAAAACCTAAAAAGCCAATTTTAGTAAAAAAGCCCAGACCGGAACCCATAGTCCAGGAGCCTATTTTCAAAAAGAAAAAGCCTTTAAAAAAGAAAAAAGGCTGGGCGTGA
- a CDS encoding HopJ type III effector protein, which produces MSNLGVFLEKIKSNLKSISFDEVIAFIDEYYLFSPTMFKNGDQINDAGQNNGSCKIFYFSKINQLSESETLACFGKYYRIDVLNNPEGTDHQNIRNFMKFGWAGISFDGIALSLK; this is translated from the coding sequence ATGAGCAATCTTGGAGTTTTTTTGGAGAAAATAAAATCCAATCTAAAAAGCATTTCATTTGACGAAGTCATTGCATTTATTGATGAGTATTATTTATTTTCACCAACCATGTTTAAAAATGGCGACCAAATAAATGACGCCGGTCAAAACAATGGCTCATGCAAAATTTTTTATTTTTCAAAAATAAATCAGCTTTCAGAAAGTGAAACTTTGGCATGCTTTGGTAAGTATTACCGTATTGATGTTCTGAACAATCCAGAAGGCACAGACCATCAGAATATTCGTAATTTTATGAAATTTGGTTGGGCCGGAATCAGTTTTGATGGGATTGCTCTTTCCTTAAAGTAA
- a CDS encoding HlyD family efflux transporter periplasmic adaptor subunit yields MENENFKSDLKSVKGIYKIGKNNGRKWWFWGSLAVAALVLVLPWTQNIRAKGFVTTLFQQDRPQQINAVIGGKVEKWFVKEGDFVKKGDTLLRLGEVKVEYFDPNLIDRTRQQIEAKNQSIDAYQGKAATAQAQMEALGNSLKLKLQSYDNKIGQQLLKIKSDSADFSAAKNAQLAYQRQFESAQNLYDSGAISLTDFEKRRVAFQDGKAKLNVTENKFFQSKQELINLKIEKNQIEQEYRDKILKTEGDRFGSISAATSTGSDVFKLENQLSNYDIRRQFYYITAPQDGQVTKVAKAGIGEIVKEAEILAEIVPQEVTKAVELYVEPLDLPLLSKGQNVRFVFDGFPAIVFSGWPEGSYGTFGGKVSAIETSVAENGKFRVLIAEDPDDKPWPKALKMGGGANGIMLLKDVPIFYELWRNINGFPPDFYKSETVKKEKK; encoded by the coding sequence TTGGAAAATGAAAACTTCAAATCAGACCTAAAATCAGTAAAGGGTATTTATAAAATTGGGAAAAATAATGGCAGGAAGTGGTGGTTTTGGGGCTCTTTAGCTGTTGCGGCTCTTGTTTTGGTTTTGCCATGGACACAAAATATTAGAGCCAAAGGTTTTGTAACTACTTTGTTTCAGCAAGATCGCCCGCAGCAAATCAATGCGGTGATTGGGGGTAAAGTTGAAAAATGGTTTGTGAAAGAAGGGGATTTTGTAAAAAAGGGTGATACATTGTTGAGACTGGGTGAAGTAAAAGTGGAGTATTTTGACCCAAATCTAATAGACAGAACCCGTCAACAGATTGAAGCTAAAAATCAAAGCATAGATGCCTATCAGGGAAAAGCGGCAACCGCTCAGGCTCAAATGGAAGCTTTGGGGAACTCATTAAAGCTTAAACTCCAATCTTATGATAACAAAATAGGCCAGCAATTGTTGAAAATTAAAAGTGATAGTGCTGATTTTTCTGCAGCAAAAAATGCCCAACTAGCTTACCAAAGGCAATTTGAATCTGCCCAAAATTTGTATGACAGCGGTGCTATTTCTCTGACTGATTTTGAGAAAAGACGGGTTGCTTTTCAGGACGGAAAAGCCAAACTGAATGTAACGGAAAACAAGTTTTTTCAAAGCAAGCAAGAATTGATAAATCTTAAAATTGAAAAAAACCAGATAGAACAGGAGTACCGGGATAAAATTCTGAAAACCGAAGGCGACAGATTTGGCAGTATCTCTGCAGCGACCAGTACGGGTTCTGATGTTTTTAAACTCGAAAATCAGCTTTCAAATTATGACATAAGACGTCAGTTTTACTATATCACAGCTCCTCAGGATGGTCAGGTAACCAAAGTTGCTAAAGCCGGTATTGGAGAAATCGTCAAGGAGGCCGAAATTTTGGCCGAAATAGTACCGCAGGAAGTTACAAAAGCAGTCGAATTATATGTTGAGCCACTAGACCTTCCTTTGTTGTCAAAGGGCCAAAACGTTAGATTTGTCTTCGACGGCTTCCCCGCTATTGTTTTCAGTGGCTGGCCGGAAGGGTCTTATGGTACATTCGGTGGTAAGGTGTCTGCAATAGAGACATCAGTTGCTGAAAATGGAAAATTCAGGGTGCTAATCGCTGAGGACCCTGATGATAAACCCTGGCCCAAAGCTCTGAAAATGGGCGGTGGGGCAAATGGTATAATGTTGCTTAAAGATGTGCCTATTTTCTATGAATTGTGGAGAAACATCAATGGTTTCCCTCCTGATTTTTATAAGTCTGAGACTGTCAAAAAAGAAAAGAAGTGA
- a CDS encoding ABC transporter ATP-binding protein, translating into MAQEKSITVAISRLLDLVKKDKRDVYSIYLLSILAGIVSLSLPLGIQTIIGFVMAGSLSTSIVILIVLVLIGTFLSGFLQIKQLEFIEKIEQKIFVRYALEFGSKLPHLNIEKLDSHYLPELVNRFFDVPTLQKSLHKLLVDIPAALFQILLGTLLLSFYHPLFIAFGIVLLLIVIVVLKTTSAKGFETSIYTSDYKYNVVSWLEDIARSIKTFKFGRESMININRTDSISAKYIDARTKHFKILKIQFWSLVAFKLLITAAMLILGVVLLINQQINIGQFIAADIVIIAIMASIEKLIGNMDQVYEALTAVEKLNKVIGSELEKGGSLKLSSANQGLSVVFDAVSFSYPDTGLVFEQLNFGLNSGEWMLITGKSGSGKSTILRLLSGTFTDFKGKIFVDGLPIKNYDLHNLRSNMGMLFGQLDLFSGTLLQNITLDNPNIDLEKVKDMTCMVGLDEYVKDQEYGFDAMIDPMGKRLPAIVKNQILLCRALIMPSKLYILEDPFGCLKDKNTVAVIDYLKNTGATVIVTGNHQSGDFDKVLEL; encoded by the coding sequence ATGGCACAGGAAAAAAGCATAACAGTAGCAATAAGTCGCTTACTTGACTTAGTCAAAAAAGACAAAAGAGATGTTTACAGTATTTATTTGCTGTCAATATTGGCAGGTATTGTATCCTTATCTCTTCCACTAGGAATACAAACCATCATAGGATTTGTAATGGCGGGGTCATTATCAACATCAATCGTAATTTTGATTGTATTGGTGTTGATCGGTACATTTTTAAGTGGATTCCTGCAAATAAAGCAGCTAGAATTTATTGAGAAAATTGAACAAAAAATATTTGTCAGGTATGCCCTGGAATTTGGTAGTAAACTGCCTCATCTCAACATCGAAAAACTCGACAGCCATTACTTACCAGAGCTTGTAAACCGGTTTTTTGATGTACCCACTTTACAAAAAAGCTTGCATAAATTATTGGTAGATATTCCAGCGGCTTTATTTCAAATATTGCTGGGAACTTTACTCTTGTCGTTTTACCATCCGCTATTTATCGCTTTTGGTATTGTTTTACTACTTATTGTTATAGTGGTTTTAAAAACTACCTCAGCAAAAGGCTTCGAAACTTCCATATATACAAGTGACTACAAATACAATGTGGTTTCCTGGCTTGAAGATATTGCCCGCAGTATTAAAACCTTTAAGTTTGGACGCGAAAGTATGATTAATATAAACAGAACCGACAGTATCAGTGCTAAATATATTGATGCCCGTACAAAACATTTCAAGATTCTGAAAATACAGTTTTGGAGTTTGGTGGCATTCAAATTACTGATTACAGCGGCAATGTTGATTTTAGGAGTAGTGTTATTGATTAATCAGCAGATAAACATCGGACAGTTTATTGCGGCAGATATAGTAATAATTGCAATTATGGCTTCTATTGAAAAGCTCATTGGCAATATGGATCAGGTGTATGAAGCACTCACTGCGGTGGAAAAACTCAATAAAGTAATAGGGTCAGAGTTAGAGAAGGGAGGTAGCTTGAAGTTAAGCTCAGCAAACCAGGGACTATCGGTGGTATTTGATGCCGTTTCTTTTAGTTATCCCGACACCGGATTGGTTTTTGAGCAACTAAATTTCGGATTAAATTCCGGTGAATGGATGTTGATTACAGGAAAATCGGGTTCCGGGAAATCCACTATTCTAAGGTTATTATCCGGTACTTTCACCGATTTTAAAGGCAAAATTTTTGTGGATGGACTACCAATCAAAAATTATGATCTTCACAACCTCAGATCTAATATGGGAATGCTTTTTGGGCAACTTGACCTTTTCTCAGGAACACTCTTGCAAAACATTACACTCGATAATCCGAATATTGATTTGGAAAAAGTAAAGGATATGACCTGTATGGTGGGTTTAGATGAATATGTAAAAGATCAGGAGTATGGTTTTGATGCTATGATTGACCCAATGGGAAAACGACTTCCAGCAATAGTAAAAAATCAAATTTTGCTTTGCAGAGCCCTTATAATGCCATCAAAACTCTATATTCTTGAAGATCCTTTTGGATGCCTGAAAGATAAAAATACTGTGGCAGTAATTGATTATTTGAAAAATACCGGAGCAACTGTTATTGTTACCGGAAACCATCAGAGTGGTGATTTTGACAAGGTTTTAGAATTATAA
- a CDS encoding TolC family protein translates to MKITILVFFILILSYNSSAQEVLTYNQFMEQLMAFHPVARQADLRVGQAREGVMAAKGAFDPAIVFDHDQKVLKDKQYYNYSNVQANYQTPFAVKLKAGIDNSAGNYINPELTNGRLGYFGIEMPLLKGLLIDYKRAELKNAEIFVNQTEQLKRTFLNNLALEASEMYWDWWGKFRVMSNFSDYQKNAEKRLGLTKILFENGDRALIDTVEAATQLQNVQLLLNQARLDYYAAGINLGRFMWNKEGMPYFLSEKIIPDTTAGNILKLESQLSGGTDLNNHPELKEYQFKIEGLNVYRNLKKQSLLPELNLKANLLSSEASALNFFGNSINENYKFGLGFKVPLLLREARGEYRMADLKVKESVSVLDQKKWEINTKVLAYELERNRLSDQLKLLEKLIENNEILLNNEDLKFRQGESSLFLINSRENKILETIQKKFETQVKYNKTMVKQLWAGGTLMEI, encoded by the coding sequence TTGAAAATAACAATTTTGGTATTCTTCATTTTGATATTAAGCTACAATAGCTCTGCACAGGAAGTATTGACTTATAATCAATTTATGGAGCAATTAATGGCTTTTCACCCTGTGGCAAGGCAAGCAGATTTGCGTGTAGGGCAGGCAAGAGAAGGCGTGATGGCAGCCAAAGGTGCATTTGACCCGGCAATTGTTTTTGATCATGACCAAAAAGTCCTGAAAGACAAACAGTATTACAATTACTCTAACGTGCAAGCCAATTATCAAACCCCGTTTGCAGTTAAATTAAAAGCAGGAATTGATAATTCAGCCGGTAACTATATTAACCCTGAGCTTACTAATGGCCGGTTGGGCTATTTTGGCATCGAAATGCCCTTGCTCAAAGGACTTTTGATTGATTATAAAAGGGCAGAATTGAAAAACGCGGAAATATTTGTCAACCAAACCGAGCAACTAAAAAGGACGTTTCTAAATAATTTGGCTCTGGAAGCCTCAGAAATGTATTGGGACTGGTGGGGAAAATTCAGAGTTATGTCCAATTTTTCTGATTATCAAAAAAATGCAGAGAAGAGGCTGGGCCTTACAAAAATTTTGTTTGAAAACGGTGACAGGGCGTTAATAGATACCGTGGAGGCAGCCACTCAGTTGCAGAATGTTCAATTACTGCTCAATCAGGCACGGCTTGACTATTATGCTGCCGGAATCAATTTGGGTAGATTTATGTGGAACAAAGAAGGAATGCCTTATTTTTTATCAGAAAAAATAATTCCTGATACAACCGCCGGGAATATACTTAAATTAGAATCCCAACTTTCCGGTGGCACAGATCTCAATAATCACCCCGAACTTAAGGAATATCAATTTAAAATTGAAGGTCTGAATGTATATCGGAATTTGAAAAAACAAAGTCTTTTGCCAGAACTCAACCTCAAAGCCAATCTGCTGAGTTCTGAAGCAAGTGCTTTGAATTTTTTTGGAAATAGTATAAATGAAAACTACAAGTTCGGCTTAGGATTTAAAGTCCCATTATTACTACGAGAAGCACGTGGAGAGTACCGCATGGCTGATTTGAAAGTTAAAGAGTCGGTTTCGGTTCTAGACCAGAAAAAATGGGAAATCAACACCAAAGTTTTGGCTTATGAGTTGGAAAGAAACCGCCTTTCAGACCAGCTTAAACTTTTGGAAAAATTGATTGAAAACAACGAAATACTTCTCAACAACGAAGATTTGAAATTTAGACAGGGAGAAAGTAGTCTTTTTTTAATCAACAGCAGGGAAAATAAAATTTTGGAGACAATCCAGAAAAAATTTGAAACGCAGGTAAAATACAATAAAACAATGGTTAAACAGCTTTGGGCCGGCGGCACTTTAATGGAAATATAA
- the bglX gene encoding beta-glucosidase BglX, translating to MKNNYLLMLLLTLVLGGAKAQNTKRDAFVKNLMAKMTIEEKIGQLNLLTGGEATTGTAVSTDVESKIVAGKIGGLFSISTPQKIRKVQELAMKSRLKIPVIIGMDVIHGYRTTFPIPLGISATWDLSLVEKSARIAAQEATADGICWTFSPMVDIARDPRWGRIAEGSGEDAFLGSKIAAAMVKGYQGKDLKANNTMMSCVKHFALYGAAEGGRDYNTTDMSRIRMYNEYLPPYKAAIDAGAGSIMASFNEIDGIPATANKWLLTDLLRKQWGFKGFVVTDYTGNNEMIDHGLGDLQTVTYKALTAGTDMDMVGEGFLTTLKKSLDEKKVSLAEIDRACRLILEAKYDLGLFEDPFRYCDENRAKNEIFTVENRAFAREIAAKSFVLLKNKNNVLPLISPKSIALIGPLVNNKENMGGTWAVSENRGNSLTLYDGLKNALGESTQIKMARGTNIYSDPVLDANASPFGKSTGRENRSDEVMLKEAVEAAKASEIIVLALGESAEMSGESSSRSKIGLPENQQKLLSELSKLGKPLVLVIFTGRPLVLETESQQADAILNVWFAGSEAGNAMADVLIGKVNPSGKITASFPRNEGQIPVYYNHKNTGRPHSGKPGFEKFRSNYIDVPNSPLYPFGYGLSYTTFEYGDLKLDKSSITENQKIKVSVDVKNTGNYDGEEVVQLYIRDLVGSVARPVKELKGFQKVLIRKGETKTVKFEIGVEELKFYNSDLKWVAEKGDFQVMVGTNSDDVKKANFILK from the coding sequence ATGAAAAATAATTATTTACTGATGTTGTTGCTGACATTGGTATTGGGTGGGGCAAAAGCTCAAAACACCAAAAGAGATGCATTCGTAAAAAATCTAATGGCCAAAATGACCATTGAGGAGAAAATTGGTCAGCTTAACTTGTTAACTGGCGGTGAGGCCACAACAGGAACTGCTGTAAGTACTGACGTGGAGTCAAAAATAGTTGCAGGGAAAATAGGCGGACTCTTTAGCATTTCAACTCCTCAAAAAATCAGAAAAGTACAGGAATTGGCCATGAAAAGCAGGTTGAAAATCCCGGTAATCATCGGTATGGATGTAATTCATGGGTACAGAACTACTTTTCCTATTCCGCTGGGTATCTCTGCCACCTGGGATCTTTCTTTAGTTGAAAAATCAGCACGAATCGCTGCTCAGGAAGCCACTGCTGATGGAATTTGTTGGACATTCTCCCCAATGGTCGATATCGCTCGTGACCCACGCTGGGGACGCATAGCCGAAGGCTCAGGTGAAGACGCTTTTTTAGGCTCAAAAATAGCCGCTGCAATGGTAAAAGGATATCAGGGCAAGGACCTCAAGGCCAATAATACTATGATGTCATGTGTGAAGCATTTTGCTCTATATGGTGCAGCCGAAGGAGGTCGTGACTACAACACCACTGACATGAGCCGTATCAGAATGTACAATGAATACCTGCCACCCTACAAAGCGGCTATTGACGCAGGTGCGGGTTCAATCATGGCTTCATTCAACGAAATCGACGGTATCCCGGCCACCGCTAATAAATGGCTTTTAACTGACCTTTTGCGTAAACAATGGGGCTTTAAAGGTTTTGTAGTGACTGATTACACCGGAAACAATGAAATGATTGACCATGGTTTGGGTGATTTGCAGACGGTGACTTATAAAGCACTTACCGCAGGAACTGATATGGATATGGTAGGTGAAGGATTTTTGACCACATTGAAAAAATCTCTGGATGAGAAAAAAGTATCTTTAGCTGAAATCGACAGAGCTTGTAGATTAATTCTCGAAGCTAAATATGATTTGGGTCTTTTTGAAGATCCTTTCAGATATTGTGATGAGAACCGTGCGAAAAATGAGATTTTCACAGTTGAAAACCGTGCTTTTGCCAGAGAAATAGCCGCTAAGTCTTTTGTTTTGCTTAAAAACAAAAACAATGTTTTGCCGCTAATTTCTCCTAAAAGCATCGCCTTGATCGGACCATTGGTTAATAACAAAGAAAATATGGGCGGTACCTGGGCTGTGTCAGAAAACAGAGGGAACAGTCTGACACTTTATGATGGTTTGAAAAATGCTCTGGGCGAATCAACCCAAATAAAAATGGCCAGAGGAACAAATATTTACTCAGATCCTGTGTTGGATGCCAATGCCTCACCTTTTGGAAAATCAACAGGACGTGAAAACCGGTCTGACGAAGTCATGTTAAAAGAAGCTGTTGAGGCTGCTAAAGCTTCTGAAATAATAGTACTCGCCCTGGGAGAATCCGCCGAAATGTCAGGTGAAAGCTCGAGTCGTTCGAAAATAGGTTTGCCAGAGAATCAACAAAAACTTCTTTCAGAGCTTTCAAAACTGGGCAAACCTTTGGTTTTGGTGATTTTTACAGGTCGACCGTTGGTACTTGAAACCGAAAGTCAGCAAGCCGATGCCATCTTGAACGTATGGTTTGCGGGAAGTGAAGCCGGAAATGCAATGGCTGATGTGCTTATAGGTAAAGTTAATCCTTCGGGAAAAATAACGGCTTCTTTCCCGAGAAATGAAGGTCAGATTCCTGTTTATTACAATCACAAAAACACCGGTCGCCCCCACAGTGGCAAGCCGGGATTTGAGAAATTCCGTTCCAATTATATCGATGTACCCAATTCACCGCTCTATCCATTTGGTTATGGCTTGAGCTATACGACTTTCGAATACGGTGACCTGAAGCTTGATAAATCGTCTATAACTGAAAACCAGAAGATTAAAGTTTCGGTTGATGTTAAAAACACCGGAAACTATGATGGTGAAGAAGTGGTGCAATTGTATATCAGAGATTTGGTAGGTTCAGTGGCCAGACCTGTGAAAGAATTGAAAGGTTTCCAGAAAGTTTTAATCAGGAAAGGCGAAACCAAAACGGTAAAATTTGAAATCGGTGTGGAAGAACTCAAGTTTTATAATTCTGATTTGAAATGGGTTGCCGAAAAAGGTGATTTCCAGGTAATGGTAGGTACAAATTCTGATGATGTTAAAAAAGCAAATTTTATATTAAAGTAA
- a CDS encoding TetR/AcrR family transcriptional regulator: MALEIVLKLENNTYLKDPQGSEIGKKIIKSSILLISELGYEHFTFKKLATEINSTEATIYRYFENKHKILVYIMELYWSYIHFQVLMAIREINDSRKKIEKIIDLLVWEDNQDVSFGGYDQACLYKICITEGSKAFLSKEVEAMNQQKLFEPYKELVEMIAGVFSEYKPNFKYPRSLASSLVELSHLQYYFMHHLPRLTDLKEKTPKSLEAYLEHLVFGSLELNRK; the protein is encoded by the coding sequence ATGGCTCTAGAAATTGTTCTTAAACTCGAAAATAATACCTATCTCAAAGACCCTCAAGGTAGCGAAATAGGTAAAAAAATAATAAAAAGCTCCATTTTATTAATAAGTGAACTGGGCTATGAGCATTTTACTTTTAAAAAATTAGCCACCGAGATTAATTCAACAGAGGCTACCATTTACCGTTATTTTGAAAATAAACACAAAATTTTGGTATATATCATGGAACTCTATTGGTCATATATCCACTTTCAAGTTTTGATGGCAATCAGAGAAATAAATGATAGCCGTAAAAAAATCGAAAAAATCATTGATTTGCTTGTATGGGAAGACAACCAGGATGTGTCGTTTGGAGGGTATGATCAAGCTTGTTTATATAAAATATGTATTACCGAAGGAAGCAAAGCATTTTTGTCAAAAGAAGTGGAAGCCATGAATCAACAAAAACTTTTTGAACCCTATAAAGAGCTGGTAGAAATGATAGCCGGAGTTTTTTCAGAATACAAGCCAAATTTCAAATACCCTCGTTCTTTGGCGAGTTCTTTGGTAGAACTTTCGCATTTACAATACTATTTTATGCACCATTTGCCAAGGTTAACTGACCTAAAAGAAAAAACACCTAAAAGTCTCGAGGCGTACCTGGAGCACCTGGTTTTTGGTTCGCTAGAACTAAATCGTAAATAA
- a CDS encoding putative toxin-antitoxin system toxin component, PIN family: MKIVIDTNILLVSISDRSPYHIIFKNFIDGKFQLCVTTDILSEYEEIIGRLINQITADAVLKAIENSPNTILIEKFFRFDLIKADADDNKFVDCAIASNADYIVTNDRHIQALTSIPFPRVNILKIDDFINLLR; this comes from the coding sequence ATGAAAATTGTAATTGATACAAACATACTTTTGGTTTCAATTTCAGACCGGTCTCCATACCATATCATTTTCAAAAACTTTATAGACGGAAAATTTCAACTCTGCGTAACCACTGACATTTTATCTGAATATGAGGAAATCATTGGGAGATTAATAAATCAAATTACCGCAGATGCAGTTTTAAAGGCTATAGAAAATTCACCTAATACTATTTTAATTGAGAAATTCTTTCGATTTGATTTAATTAAGGCTGATGCTGACGATAATAAATTTGTCGATTGTGCTATAGCTTCAAATGCTGATTATATTGTAACCAATGACCGCCATATCCAGGCTTTAACCTCAATTCCATTCCCCAGAGTTAATATTTTAAAAATCGATGATTTTATAAATTTACTTCGATAA